The Henckelia pumila isolate YLH828 chromosome 2, ASM3356847v2, whole genome shotgun sequence genome includes a window with the following:
- the LOC140879509 gene encoding serine/threonine protein phosphatase 2A 55 kDa regulatory subunit B beta isoform-like isoform X3, with amino-acid sequence MNVRGGEVAPAVVGTPTPLEWKFSQVFGERTLGEEVQEDIISAIEFDKTGRHLATGDRGGRVVLFERTDTAEQCGGNRRDLEVWDYPVSRHPEFRYKTEFQSHEPEFDYLKSLEIEEKINKIRWCHTANGAVFLLSTNDKTIKFWKVQEKKVKKISETNTYPSKAAGNGNAASSSVSSSPKQYLSNGGSPNQPYNSSINNDLSFPPKGISSLRLPVVVTSDETSLVARCRRVYAHAHDYHINSISSNSDGETFISADDLRINLWNLEISNQSFNIVDVKPKNMEDLTEVITSAEFHPSHCNTLVYSSSKGSIRLIDMRQSALCDSHSKIFEEREAPGSRSFFTEIIASISDIKFLKDGRNILSRDYMTLKLWDINMDSGPVATYQVHEHLRPKLCDLYENDSIFDKFECCPSGDGHRVVTGSYSNLFRVFNCSMGGTEATTLEASKNPMRRQIQTPSKPARSISSTISRVVRRGDSEGPGFDANGNSFDFTTKLLHLAWHPSENLIACAAANSLYMYYA; translated from the exons ATGAACGTTCGTGGAGGAGAGGTGGCGCCAGCTGTGGTGGGTACTCCAACGCCGCTCGAGTGGAAATTCTCGCAGGTGTTTGGTGAAAGAACGCTTGGTGAAGAAGTGCAAGAAG ATATAATATCTGCAATTGAGTTTGATAAAACCGGCAGACATCTTGCGACTGGTGACCGTGGTGGAAGGGTTGTGTTATTTGAAAGGACCGATACAGCAGAG CAATGTGGTGGAAATAGAAGAGATTTAGAGGTGTGGGACTATCCAGTAAGTCGACATCCAGAGTTCCGGTACAAGACTGAATTTCAGAGCCATGAACCTGAG TTTGATTATCTCAAAAGTCTGGAAATCGAGGAGAAAATCAACAAGATTCGGTGGTGCCACACAGCTAATGGTGCCGTCTTTCTTCTGTCCACTAATGACAAAACAATTAAGTTTTGGAAG GTCCAAGAGAAGAAAGTCAAAAAAATTTCTGAAACGAATACATACCCATCTAAAGCTGCTGGAAATGGTAATGCTGCAAGTTCAAGTGTTTCTTCAAGTCCTAAGCAGTATCTTTCTAATGGTGGCTCTCCAAATCAACCTTACAACTCTTCGATCAATAATGACTTGTCCTTTCCGCCTAAGGGCATTTCTTCACTGCGATTGCCGGTGGTA GTGACTAGTGATGAGACCAGTCTTGTGGCAAGATGTAGGAGAGTTTATGCTCATGCTCATGACTACCATATTAATTCTATTTCAAGTAACAG TGATGGTGAAACATTTATATCAGCTGATGATCTGAGAATAAATCTTTGGAATTTGGAAATAAGCAATCAAAGTTTCAATATTGTTGATGTGAAACCAAAAAACATGGAGGATCTTACAG AGGTGATAACGTCAGCAGAATTCCATCCTTCTCATTGTAACACGTTAGTGTATAGCAGTTCAAAAGGATCCATTCGTCTCATTGATATGCGGCAGTCAGCTTTATGTGATTCACATTCTAAAAT ATTTGAGGAGCGGGAAGCACCTGGCTCAAGATCATTTTTCACAGAGATAATTGCTTCGATTTCAGATATTAAGTTTTTGAAGGATGGAAGAAACATACTGAGTCGTGATTACATGACCCTAAAG TTATGGGATATTAACATGGATTCTGGTCCAGTAGCTACCTACCAAGTTCACGAACATTTAAGACCGAAG CTATGCGACTTGTATGAAAATGATTCTATTTTTGATAAATTCGAATGTTGCCCAAGTGGTGATGGTCATCGAGTGGTAACAGGTTCTTACAG CAACCTGTTCCGTGTGTTCAATTGTAGCATGGGCGGCACCGAAGCAACTACGTTGGAAGCTAGCAAAAACCCAATGAG AAGGCAGATCCAGACTCCTTCAAAACCTGCCAGATCCATAAGCAGCACCATTAGCCGTGTCGTTAGACGAG GTGACTCAGAAGGTCCTGGATTCGATGCCAATGGAAATTCATTTGATTTCACCACAAAGCTACTTCATCTTGCATGGCACCCATCGGAAAACTTAATCGCCTGTGCTGCTGCAAATAGTTTGTACATGTATTACGCATAG
- the LOC140879509 gene encoding serine/threonine protein phosphatase 2A 55 kDa regulatory subunit B beta isoform-like isoform X1 has product MNVRGGEVAPAVVGTPTPLEWKFSQVFGERTLGEEVQEVDIISAIEFDKTGRHLATGDRGGRVVLFERTDTAEQCGGNRRDLEVWDYPVSRHPEFRYKTEFQSHEPEFDYLKSLEIEEKINKIRWCHTANGAVFLLSTNDKTIKFWKVQEKKVKKISETNTYPSKAAGNGNAASSSVSSSPKQYLSNGGSPNQPYNSSINNDLSFPPKGISSLRLPVVVTSDETSLVARCRRVYAHAHDYHINSISSNSDGETFISADDLRINLWNLEISNQSFNIVDVKPKNMEDLTEVITSAEFHPSHCNTLVYSSSKGSIRLIDMRQSALCDSHSKIFEEREAPGSRSFFTEIIASISDIKFLKDGRNILSRDYMTLKLWDINMDSGPVATYQVHEHLRPKLCDLYENDSIFDKFECCPSGDGHRVVTGSYSNLFRVFNCSMGGTEATTLEASKNPMRRQIQTPSKPARSISSTISRVVRRGDSEGPGFDANGNSFDFTTKLLHLAWHPSENLIACAAANSLYMYYA; this is encoded by the exons ATGAACGTTCGTGGAGGAGAGGTGGCGCCAGCTGTGGTGGGTACTCCAACGCCGCTCGAGTGGAAATTCTCGCAGGTGTTTGGTGAAAGAACGCTTGGTGAAGAAGTGCAAGAAG TAGATATAATATCTGCAATTGAGTTTGATAAAACCGGCAGACATCTTGCGACTGGTGACCGTGGTGGAAGGGTTGTGTTATTTGAAAGGACCGATACAGCAGAG CAATGTGGTGGAAATAGAAGAGATTTAGAGGTGTGGGACTATCCAGTAAGTCGACATCCAGAGTTCCGGTACAAGACTGAATTTCAGAGCCATGAACCTGAG TTTGATTATCTCAAAAGTCTGGAAATCGAGGAGAAAATCAACAAGATTCGGTGGTGCCACACAGCTAATGGTGCCGTCTTTCTTCTGTCCACTAATGACAAAACAATTAAGTTTTGGAAG GTCCAAGAGAAGAAAGTCAAAAAAATTTCTGAAACGAATACATACCCATCTAAAGCTGCTGGAAATGGTAATGCTGCAAGTTCAAGTGTTTCTTCAAGTCCTAAGCAGTATCTTTCTAATGGTGGCTCTCCAAATCAACCTTACAACTCTTCGATCAATAATGACTTGTCCTTTCCGCCTAAGGGCATTTCTTCACTGCGATTGCCGGTGGTA GTGACTAGTGATGAGACCAGTCTTGTGGCAAGATGTAGGAGAGTTTATGCTCATGCTCATGACTACCATATTAATTCTATTTCAAGTAACAG TGATGGTGAAACATTTATATCAGCTGATGATCTGAGAATAAATCTTTGGAATTTGGAAATAAGCAATCAAAGTTTCAATATTGTTGATGTGAAACCAAAAAACATGGAGGATCTTACAG AGGTGATAACGTCAGCAGAATTCCATCCTTCTCATTGTAACACGTTAGTGTATAGCAGTTCAAAAGGATCCATTCGTCTCATTGATATGCGGCAGTCAGCTTTATGTGATTCACATTCTAAAAT ATTTGAGGAGCGGGAAGCACCTGGCTCAAGATCATTTTTCACAGAGATAATTGCTTCGATTTCAGATATTAAGTTTTTGAAGGATGGAAGAAACATACTGAGTCGTGATTACATGACCCTAAAG TTATGGGATATTAACATGGATTCTGGTCCAGTAGCTACCTACCAAGTTCACGAACATTTAAGACCGAAG CTATGCGACTTGTATGAAAATGATTCTATTTTTGATAAATTCGAATGTTGCCCAAGTGGTGATGGTCATCGAGTGGTAACAGGTTCTTACAG CAACCTGTTCCGTGTGTTCAATTGTAGCATGGGCGGCACCGAAGCAACTACGTTGGAAGCTAGCAAAAACCCAATGAG AAGGCAGATCCAGACTCCTTCAAAACCTGCCAGATCCATAAGCAGCACCATTAGCCGTGTCGTTAGACGAG GTGACTCAGAAGGTCCTGGATTCGATGCCAATGGAAATTCATTTGATTTCACCACAAAGCTACTTCATCTTGCATGGCACCCATCGGAAAACTTAATCGCCTGTGCTGCTGCAAATAGTTTGTACATGTATTACGCATAG
- the LOC140879509 gene encoding serine/threonine protein phosphatase 2A 55 kDa regulatory subunit B beta isoform-like isoform X2: protein MNVRGGEVAPAVVGTPTPLEWKFSQVFGERTLGEEVQEVDIISAIEFDKTGRHLATGDRGGRVVLFERTDTAEQCGGNRRDLEVWDYPVSRHPEFRYKTEFQSHEPEFDYLKSLEIEEKINKIRWCHTANGAVFLLSTNDKTIKFWKVQEKKVKKISETNTYPSKAAGNGNAASSSVSSSPKQYLSNGGSPNQPYNSSINNDLSFPPKGISSLRLPVVTSDETSLVARCRRVYAHAHDYHINSISSNSDGETFISADDLRINLWNLEISNQSFNIVDVKPKNMEDLTEVITSAEFHPSHCNTLVYSSSKGSIRLIDMRQSALCDSHSKIFEEREAPGSRSFFTEIIASISDIKFLKDGRNILSRDYMTLKLWDINMDSGPVATYQVHEHLRPKLCDLYENDSIFDKFECCPSGDGHRVVTGSYSNLFRVFNCSMGGTEATTLEASKNPMRRQIQTPSKPARSISSTISRVVRRGDSEGPGFDANGNSFDFTTKLLHLAWHPSENLIACAAANSLYMYYA from the exons ATGAACGTTCGTGGAGGAGAGGTGGCGCCAGCTGTGGTGGGTACTCCAACGCCGCTCGAGTGGAAATTCTCGCAGGTGTTTGGTGAAAGAACGCTTGGTGAAGAAGTGCAAGAAG TAGATATAATATCTGCAATTGAGTTTGATAAAACCGGCAGACATCTTGCGACTGGTGACCGTGGTGGAAGGGTTGTGTTATTTGAAAGGACCGATACAGCAGAG CAATGTGGTGGAAATAGAAGAGATTTAGAGGTGTGGGACTATCCAGTAAGTCGACATCCAGAGTTCCGGTACAAGACTGAATTTCAGAGCCATGAACCTGAG TTTGATTATCTCAAAAGTCTGGAAATCGAGGAGAAAATCAACAAGATTCGGTGGTGCCACACAGCTAATGGTGCCGTCTTTCTTCTGTCCACTAATGACAAAACAATTAAGTTTTGGAAG GTCCAAGAGAAGAAAGTCAAAAAAATTTCTGAAACGAATACATACCCATCTAAAGCTGCTGGAAATGGTAATGCTGCAAGTTCAAGTGTTTCTTCAAGTCCTAAGCAGTATCTTTCTAATGGTGGCTCTCCAAATCAACCTTACAACTCTTCGATCAATAATGACTTGTCCTTTCCGCCTAAGGGCATTTCTTCACTGCGATTGCCGGTG GTGACTAGTGATGAGACCAGTCTTGTGGCAAGATGTAGGAGAGTTTATGCTCATGCTCATGACTACCATATTAATTCTATTTCAAGTAACAG TGATGGTGAAACATTTATATCAGCTGATGATCTGAGAATAAATCTTTGGAATTTGGAAATAAGCAATCAAAGTTTCAATATTGTTGATGTGAAACCAAAAAACATGGAGGATCTTACAG AGGTGATAACGTCAGCAGAATTCCATCCTTCTCATTGTAACACGTTAGTGTATAGCAGTTCAAAAGGATCCATTCGTCTCATTGATATGCGGCAGTCAGCTTTATGTGATTCACATTCTAAAAT ATTTGAGGAGCGGGAAGCACCTGGCTCAAGATCATTTTTCACAGAGATAATTGCTTCGATTTCAGATATTAAGTTTTTGAAGGATGGAAGAAACATACTGAGTCGTGATTACATGACCCTAAAG TTATGGGATATTAACATGGATTCTGGTCCAGTAGCTACCTACCAAGTTCACGAACATTTAAGACCGAAG CTATGCGACTTGTATGAAAATGATTCTATTTTTGATAAATTCGAATGTTGCCCAAGTGGTGATGGTCATCGAGTGGTAACAGGTTCTTACAG CAACCTGTTCCGTGTGTTCAATTGTAGCATGGGCGGCACCGAAGCAACTACGTTGGAAGCTAGCAAAAACCCAATGAG AAGGCAGATCCAGACTCCTTCAAAACCTGCCAGATCCATAAGCAGCACCATTAGCCGTGTCGTTAGACGAG GTGACTCAGAAGGTCCTGGATTCGATGCCAATGGAAATTCATTTGATTTCACCACAAAGCTACTTCATCTTGCATGGCACCCATCGGAAAACTTAATCGCCTGTGCTGCTGCAAATAGTTTGTACATGTATTACGCATAG